One segment of Panicum virgatum strain AP13 chromosome 3K, P.virgatum_v5, whole genome shotgun sequence DNA contains the following:
- the LOC120697314 gene encoding exonuclease V, chloroplastic-like → MHSSPSAAPLQELPVEVVSDEEMALIDAALAAAAAGARPLVSSTARRTAAQLSCAAYSAAGGDIEDSPVQRRSLLARFRERRALAITDITATEWCEKQMEFVLEHGKPERTEAMKAGSERHAQLEQEVVERVEVAIRSAEELWAVKFINFIVGTNQLMFEGITREIPVIGLVEGSWMIGIIDEIRMPIDGISFQPILVDTKTRVRPTIPSEAQKRNGRLQLMCYKYLWDSLIAEKFPAENFFSYFDLDPNYLLSDDIKQYISSLGFDAKTFEDVLKYFKATCHTLPQSGESLLLRYELQSDHSLLEEYQFTYDARWFKDQIQEVLSFWQGSREPKFVTEEERWKCSFCKFASKCQMIASTSRC, encoded by the exons ATGCATTCGtccccctccgccgcgccgctccaggAGCTCCCCGTGGAGGTCGTCAGTGACGAGGAGATGGCGTTGATCGACGCTGCTCTGGCCGCCGCTGCAGCGGGTGCCCGCCCCCTCGTCTCCTCAACcgctcgccgcaccgccgcccagCTCTCCTGCGCGGCCTACTCCGCCGCCGGTGGCGATATTGAGGACTCCCCTGTGCAGCGGAGGTCGCTTCTCGCCCGGTTCCGGGAGCGCCGCGCGCTCGCCATCACCGACATTACTGCAACG GAATGGTGCGAGAAACAGATGGAGTTCGTGCTCGAACACGGCAAGCCGGAGAGGACCGAGGCCATGAAGGCAGGTTCGGAACGCCATGCGCAGCTCGAGCAAGAG GTTGTTGAAAGAGTGGAAGTCGCCATTAGATCTGCGGAAGAATTATGGGCAGTAAAATTCATCAACTTTATCGTGGGAACAAACCAGTTAATGTTCGAGGGCATCACACGGGAAATTCCAGT GATTGGGCTTGTTGAAGGTTCATGGATGATAGGGATCATTGATGAAATCCGAATGCCCATTGATGGCATTTCATTTCAACCCATTCTGGTagatacaaagacacgtgtcaGGCCAACAATTCCCTCAGAAGCACAAAAAAGAAATGGAAG GCTCCAGCTGATGTGTTACAAATATCTGTGGGACAGTTTAATTGCTGAGAAATTTCCAGCAGAGAATTTCTTCAGCTATTTTGACCTGGACCCTAACTACTTGTTGTCAGATGATATCAAGCAGTACATTAGCTCACTGGGATTCGATGCAAAG ACCTTTGAAGATGTGTTGAAATATTTCAAGGCTACCTGCCATACTCTACCGCAGTCTGGAGAATCACTGCTCTTGAG ATATGAACTACAGTCAGACCATTCCCTGCTTGAAGAATACCAGTTCACTTATGATGCTAGGTGGTTCAAGGATCAGATCCAAGAAGTCCTAAGCTTTTGGCAAGGATCACGGGAACCTAAATTTGTCACTGAAGAGGAGAGGTGGAAATGCAGTTTCTGCAAATTTGCGTCAAAATGCCAGATGATAGCTTCCACATCAAGGTGTTGA
- the LOC120697312 gene encoding E3 SUMO-protein ligase SIZ1-like, with product MADCKDKLAYFRIKVLKDILNQLGLPKQGKKQDLVDRVLALLSDEEGQCHHGCGRKNALTREAVAKVVDDTYRKMQVQCAPDLVARSHSGSDLNHFRPKEEATDFHVETKVCCLCNSTMLNDDMIKCEDAKCQVWQHMACVLIPDKPTEGVSPEVPPHFYCELCRLNRADPFWVTTGNPLPPVKFMSSGVGNDGTSVSQSVEKTFQLSRADRETVQKPEYGLQVWCILINDKVQFRMQWPQYAELQVNGIPVRVVTRPGSQLLGINGRDDGPLVTTCSREGINKISLSRVDTRTFCIGVRIVRRRTVAQVLNLIPKEGDGESFVDALARVRRCLGGEGATDNADSDSDLEVVTESVTVSLRCPNSGSRMRIAGRFKPCVHMGCFDLETFVELNQRSRKWQCPICLKNYSLENLMIDPYFNRITSLLHNCSEDVNELDVKPDGSWRVKGDAATIELSQWHMPDGTLCDSKEDTNPSVENLNEVRSEGTSDGHRSLKIGIKKNRNGIWQVSSKADDKKPSVVGNHIQNNTGFPAQNTVPVIISPTGSCRDGEDASVDQEEIDSLARNFGQTDDTEDRQQQQQQNAADVIVLSDSDEENDVIVLSDSDENDKIVQSPAVKRQRLDEKEHLPTYFHIT from the exons ATGGCGGACTGCAAG GATAAACTTGCATACTTTAGAATAAAGGTGCTTAAAGATATCTTAAATCAGCTGGGGTTGCCGAAGCAGGGAAAGAAGCAG GACCTAGTTGACAGGGTATTGGCACTATTATCAGATGAGGAAG GTCAATGCCATCATGGATGCGGAAGGAAAAATGCTCTTACTAGGGAGGCGGTGGCAAAAGTTGTTGATGACACATACAG GAAAATGCAAGTTCAATGTGCTCCTGACCTAGTCGCTAGGAGCCACAGTGGATCAGATTTAAATCATTTCAGGCCCAAAGAGGAAGCCACTGACTTTCATGTGGAGACTAAGGTCTGCTGCCTTTGTAATAGTACCATGCTAAATGACGATATGATCAAG TGTGAAGATGCCAAATGCCAAGTGTGGCAGCACATGGCCTGCGTACTCATTCCAGATAAGCCCACAGAGGGTGTTAGCCCTGAAGTTCCGCCTCATTTTTATTGTGAATTGTGCCGACTGAACCGGGCAGACCC ATTTTGGGTGACTACAGGAAATCCATTACCCCCTGTGAAATTCATGTCATCTGGTGTTGGAAATGATGG AACAAGTGTATCTCAAAGTGTGGAGAAGACCTTCCAACTTTCTCGAGCAGATAGAGAAACAGTCCAGAAACCAGAATATGGGCTTCAG GTTTGGTGCATTCTTATAAATGACAAAGTCCAATTCAGGATGCAATGGCCTCAATATGCAGAATTGCAAGTGAATG GTATTCCTGTACGAGTAGTGACCAGGCCTGGTTCTCAGTTACTAGGGATAAATGGACGGGATGATGGGCCACTG GTAACAACGTGCAGTAGAGAAGGAATCAATAAGATTAGCTTATCAAGAGTTGATACTCGAACATTTTGCATTGGAGTCCGAATTGTTAGGAGGAGGACTGTTGCTCAG GTATTAAACTTGATCCCAAAAGAAGGTGATGGAGAGTCTTTTGTGGATGCTCTTGCTCGTGTCCGGCGCTGTCTTGGAGGTGAAGGTGCTACAGATAATGCTGATAGTGACAGCGATTTGGAAGTGGTTACTGAATCTGTTACAGTCAGCCTTCGTTGTCCT AATAGTGGATCCAGAATGAGAATTGCTGGAAGGTTCAAGCCTTGTGTTCACATGGGTTGTTTTGATCTTGAAACTTTTGTAGAACTGAATCAACGCTCCCGCAAG TGGCAATGTCCAATATGTTTAAAGAATTACTCTCTTGAGAACTTGATGATTGATCCTTATTTCAATCGGATTACCTCTTTG CTGCACAATTGCAGTGAGGATGTTAATGAGCTTGATGTTAAACCTGATGGTTCATGGCGTGTAAAGGGTGATGCTGCCACCATAGAGTTATCTCAGTGGCATATGCCTGATGGCACACTTTGTGACTCAAAGGAAGATACAAACCCTAGTGTGGAAAATCTGAATGAAGTCAGGAGTGAGGGTACTTCTGATGGACATAGAAGTTTGAAAATTGGAATCAAGAAAAATCGTAATGGCATATGGCAAGTTAGCAGTAAGGCAGATGATAAGAAACCTTCTGTGGTTGGAAATCACATCCAGAACAACACTGGATTTCCAGCACAAAACACTGTGCCTGTGATCATTAGCCCCACTGGGAGTTGCAGAGATGGAGAAGACGCAAGTGTTGACCAAGAAGAGATTGACAGTTTGGCCCGTAACTTTGGTCAGACAGACGATACAGAGGatagacagcagcagcagcagcaaaatgCTGCAGATGTCATTGTTCTTAGTgattctgatgaagaaaacgATGTTATTGTTCTTAGTGATTCTGATGAAAATGATAAGATTGTTCAATCGCCAGCTGTCAAGAGGCAGCGATTAGATGAGAAAGAGCACTTGCCTACGTATTTTCACATCACGTAG